The segment cgattgccctgcaaaacctctgcagccaacctcgatggggcatacaccttgccttccagccctgcttacggcggTCTATGACCCGCTCCTCAGTCTTCTTTCCTCTCTGAAGAAATAACGGGACACACAATCCTGGATGCCCATGAATAACAAGCCTTCCCTTTTGGTATTGTACAGAAATAAAATATTGCTGTGTGCTCACAGTGTACATTGGTCTGACCAAACCTTAAACAGAATATCTGCTTGTTATTCCAATTTTGGTTGTGAAAGaagctacaaaaaaaaaaatcagtatcaGAGTAATGGACAGTCCTAATAATGAGTTGAGTTTGCTTCCATTTTTATATTCATATTTATCACCACTGAAATTTAAACTGGGATTAATCCAGACACGTGGAACATCTCTGCCATTTATCTGTAAACAAAATCATGAATATTTCGGGCCTTGTCTCTGCACCTCCATTTGAAGCCTGTACTCCACAGCTCGACTGGCCTGACTGCATGGCCGCAGCAAGCTCTGGGACGACTGGTGAAACCGACCCTTCCGATCCTTGGAGCTCCGATAATATTGATCAATTGCCAGTGATTCTAGGGGGTTCCAGATGTGGCTGGAGCCAGCACATAGAACCAGGCAGAAAGGCATCCAAATACCTCGCCACCATGCTCGAACAACCTCCAACCTTCCACGCCCACTCCCACACCATCACATCACCTGTGTAACCCTCACATCACGCATTCCAACTCTCCGAAATCCAGACTGAGAAGCGAGACGAATGTTTGATACTGTATGTGAGCCCCCAAGTCagacagacaatagacactaggtgcaggagtaggccatttggcccttcgagccagcaccgccattcaatatgatcatggctgatcatccccaatcagtaccgcgttcctgccttctccccatatcccctgactctgctatttttaagtcctatccagctctctcttgaaagcatccagagaacctccctccaccgccctaagaggcagagaattccacactcaccactccctgtgagaaaaagtgtttcctcatctccgttctaaatggcttactccttattcttaaactgtggcccctggttctggactcccccaacatcgggaacatgtttcctgcctccagcgtgtccaagcccttaacaatcttatatgttaatCAGAGGCCCTGGAGCTGACCAAGTCCTCTGAATCAGTAGCCCTCAGCTCAGATGACTTGCCTCCAGGTTAGCCCTTGGGTACTCCATGGATCTTGTCCAGGATTGGGAATCTACTGATCCCAGATTCCTCTACTGTCATGCAAGTAAATTACTAAAACCATGCCCTAAAATTCAGGTTTTACCAATATTTCTCGGCTGCAGGACAAGCTAGACCTCACGTTGATCACTTTTGGTGCTGTCTTTCTAGGACAGTGGATTTGACATCGTAATCTGTGGTATCCAAATATTGCGATGGGCAGGGGATTAATGGggagaaagaagggtctcgacccgaaatgtcacccgttccatccagccagagatgctgcctgtcccgctgagttactccaacattttgtgtcaaccttcgattaaTGGAGAGAGTTGGAGTGGTTGAGCAGGTTGGTTTTCAGTTCCTCTCCTAGTCCAGTCAAGTTCATGATCTCCAAGGCCTGGTACAGGGACTCCATGGAGGCCGCCTGTCGTTGGCTCCACTGTCGGAGCATCTCATACTGCCGTTCTCTGGAGTAGGCCACATCCATCTCGATCCGTTCCATCTCGCTCTCCTTCAGCTCCAGCAAACGCATCAGTTCCTTCCACCTCCGCACGGGCACCACGTTGATGATCTGATACAAAGTTCTTCCGCTGAGGGGCATGGAGACTGGAATGAGAAAGCCCACACTCAGATGTTGCCCACCTCACTACACCCTGCTGACTTCCACATGTGTACCAATCTCCctgtagacaatggacaataggtgcaggagtaggccattcgagccaattCAATGtgagtcattcaatgtgatcatggctgatcatccccaatcagtaccccgttcctgccttctccccatatcccccgactctgctatttttaagagccctatctagctctctcttgaaagcatccagagaaccggcctccaccgccttctgaggcagagaattccacagactcactactctctgtgagaaaaggtgtttcctcgtctccgttctaaatggcttactccttattcttaaacctgtAGTCTacctaaccacacacacacacacacacacacacacacacacacacacacacacacacacacacacacacacacacacacacacacacacacacacacacacacacacacacacacacacacacacacacacacacacacacaccaccacccacacacacacacacactgtacccacCCCCCTGTAGTATATCCACCTCTCCAGAGACCCTCCCATGGGCCCACCTCTCAGTAATGTGCTCCTCAACCTACCTCAgaaggttccgacctgaaatgtcacctatgcctgttctccagagatgccggctgacccgctgagttactccagcattttgtgcctatcctggaATAGTGGGTTAGATCCAGTGTAAAGCCCTCTCCATGATGTCtgatgtattgtgtgcagttctgcacgctccattacaggaaagatgtggaagatttggagagggtgcagaggaggtttaccggaagctgcctggattacagggtttcagctacagggagaggtcagatggccttggaatgttttctctggaacatcggagttTGAGGGGAGGCTTgacagaagtatacaaaattatgagaggcacagatagggtagaaagCCAGAGCTTTTTCCCAGGGGCGGAAATATCCACTATcatcagtgaggggggggggggggggggggtgtacaggggggtactgattttagatgatcagccatgatcatattgaatggcggtgctggcaagaAGTGCCGGATAGCCTACTAATGTAcctatttctctatgtttctatgtgcagggcaagttttttcacacagtgggtggggcGAGGCttaaacacattgccaggggtggtggttgaggcagatacgatagtcgtGTTTAAAAATCACATGGAtttgcggggaatggagggagatggagcaCTTGGAGGCAGATGAGGTCAGGTCAGTTGGGCACCATGTTTGGCGTAAacattgttgggccaaagggcccattcctgtgctgtacgcaAGGGTCCCAGGACAGGTACCACGCAGATAAAGTCTCTCACCTGGTGCGTCAGGCTGGGATATCTGGGAACCGGTCCCATTAATGTTGTTTGGCAGTGTTTGAGTTGGGATTTCAATCAGAGCGTCGGATTTCACTTCCGAAGCTGGAATGTCAAATACCtgtcagaaaaagagggagacggaaaaaaaaaaaaatcagtggaaGTTGAacacaagccatttagaacggagacgaggaaacactttttctcacagagagtggtgagtctgtggaattctctgcctcggtggaggcgggttctctggatgctttcaagagagctagatagggctcttaaaatagcggagtcaggggatatggggagaaggcaggaacggggtactgagtggggatgatcagccatgatcacattgaatggcagtgctggctcgaagggccgaatggcctgctcatgcacctattgtctattgtcatttagtGTCCATCG is part of the Leucoraja erinacea ecotype New England chromosome 30, Leri_hhj_1, whole genome shotgun sequence genome and harbors:
- the si:ch211-112c15.8 gene encoding tumor necrosis factor receptor superfamily member 25, with amino-acid sequence MPLSGRTLYQIINVVPVRRWKELMRLLELKESEMERIEMDVAYSRERQYEMLRQWSQRQAASMESLYQALEIMNLTGLGEELKTNLLNHSNSLH